GATAATCTATTTCATGTAATTCCTTATGCTTTTTATAGAGATAATCTATATTTTTCTTTATAGGATCACTTAACCTGCATCTTATACATAAGATTGGATAAATGCTTTCTGAAAACTTTTTACTCAGTTCTAATAACATATTATCCGATGCTTTAGATTTGATTTCAGAAACTATATTGTTTTTATCAAGATATTTACTGCAGACATTAAAGTTCTTTTCTTTTATATCTTTTCCGAAAGAATTTAAATAAATTAAGGTTTCGTAAGGTGTGTTCAATATTGACGAGAAATTTAAATTCTGACTAAGTATACAATTAATTTTCATTTTCAAGTAGATGACTTAAATAAAATTGGAATCAAAAGATATTTTCAGAACTAAATAGGATTAGTTAATTATTAAACTATCTTGGTACAAACAACATTAAAATATGCATATAGTGAAAATCAAGATTTATTTGGATCTTTTCTGAATGAGTCTTCAGTTAAGCTTGGTCATCAGGACTATTTTGGGGCTATTGAAGCTGTTACTAAAGCTATAAATTTAAATAATAAATATCCAATTCCATTTATCAGGAGAGCAGGGATAAGATACAAGATTAAAGATTATAAAAATGCAAATTATGATTTAAGAGAAGCTTTTAAATTGAAAAAAAATTGTCCAGAAAATTATTTATTTAGAGCTTACTTCTTAGCTTATTCGATAAATAAAAACCTTGAAAATAGTAAAGATGCCTTTATTAATTTAGAAAAAGCTATAAATCTGAGGAATTCATCAAAAGCAGAAATATGGCCAATTGAGATTTATTTTTTATATGAAAAAAAGGGCGACTTTTTAAAAGAGTCAGGTAAATATGATCATGCAATTTTTGAATATTCAAAAGCGATTGGATCATATATTAGTGATCCAATTTCTAATGCGAGACTGCATTCTAAAAGAGGCTGGTTAAACTATCATGAAAGAAATTATGCATATGCAATAAATGATTTTTCTATAGCAATAAAGAAAGCTAAACAAATAGATAAATATCATTACTTCATGGCAAGAGGATTTTCTCTGATAAAGATTAATAATCTCGAAGCTGCTTTTGACGATTTTAAAAATGCTTTGGAATGTAATCAACTTGCAATTGAATTTTATAAAGATTTTTTTTTGAATTTTGTTGAACGAGAAATTTGTAATTTGCTACAGGTTTATTTTGAAATAAGGCTAAAAAATGATTAAAAAGAAATTTTATAAATTATCACCCTCTATCAAAGCTGAAAAGATAGCAACAAGAGCAAAGAATTGTGATGATGAAGTAAATTATAAATATGCAATTATGGAGATATCTAAAGCTCTAGAAGTAAACGATGAATGTGAAACTACATATTTTATAAGAGGAGATTTATACTCCCAAATGGATGGATATCATGATCAAGCTATTAGCGACTTTACTAAGGCAATTGAATTAGATCCAAATGATTTCGCAAAATATAATGCTAGGGGAAGGGCATATCTAAAAGCAGAAAAATATGAAAATGCCATTAATGATTTTACAAAAGTAATTGAGATGAGTATGTCAACTTTACTGATGGACTCTTCTTCAGTTTTTGAAGAGAGAGGTTTTGCATTTTTAAAATGCGGATTTTTTGGTAAAGCAATTAGTGATTTTTCAGAATCATTGAAAGATTCCGAAGATGAGATTAAGTTTTTGTGCAGAGCTATGGCATTAGCTAAAAATGATAATTATGATGGAGCATTAAATGACTTGATAGCAGCATCAAATATTAACGGTAATTGCCTAAAGGAGAATAAAAACTTTTTATCCGATTTTCCAAAAGATTTTAAAGCAATTTTATTTATACATTTCCCTAAAAAATATCTTGATGATTTGAATTTATCTATTTAAATTAAAGATTTATTTTGAAATCTCAGAAGAAGATTTCTCTCTAAAACTTTTAAAGGCAGGATTGTTTTGTGCAATATCTATTTTATGTTGGGCTACAGGCAACTCATTGAAAAGAATATGATAAGAGGCTATCAGTCCTATCGATATAGTACTTATAACTCCAGGTGCGGAAGTCAGGTTGATAAAAAATAAAATAATTCCAACTGCAAAGAAAATATTAAAAATATAAAAATTTCTCATAAAGTTGATTTTCATTAAGAGAGGAGTTGAATGTCTAAGCCAAGACATACTGAATATGCATATTGGATAATTGAATAAATAAATCAAGTAAATAAATTCCTTGAATCTAAAGGCTAGTATTATAGGAACTATTATTGCTGCAGCAGTGGTTACTGTTGAAAGTAAGTTCCCAATAAATAATTTAAAGGAATAATTAGTCACTGCATCCATATATTTTTTGGCCGCCCTGTCTTCCTCTTTAGTGAAATTCATAATAAAGAATCATCAATACCTATTCAGAACTAAAGATATCTACAAATAATATTATTTAAATGACATTTCAGGATTTTCTGAGAAACTCTTCAGTTTATTTTTCAATTATTTCTTTAATAATTTCAATAACTTTGCTTGGATTTTACATAAGAAATAGGTCTCAGTTATTCATGCCTGATGAATATAAAACTATTAAGCGTATCGTAAGCAAAGTTGCAGATAGTAATAATCTTGGAAACCATCCAATTACTTTTACAATTATTTCTGGCAGCAGGGTCTACTGGATAGCAAAATCTTTAGGTGTATGTTCTGAGGATTTTTGTTACTTTATGAGGAATATAAATCCATTTATTCAGTATAAAGGAAAGTCGGCTGAGGAATTGAATGAAGCTATTCGTCAGACATACATTGTAAATGGAATAGAAGCCTACGCTTGGCCTAATGGGACAGTGGCAATTAGTCGTTCATCTTTCAGAAGTGCTTCTGACAGGGAATCTTATCTTGCTTTTGTAATTGGCCATGAAATTAGTCATATATTAAATAATGATAGTTTTCAGAATTCTCTTCGTACCAGTAAAGAGGGATTAGGTTTAAAACCAAAAAAAAAGACACTCATTGGCTATGGCATTTCCAGAGAAGCTGAAAGTAAAGCAGATATTAAATCCGCAGAGATGCTAATAAATGCAGGCTATTTAAAAGAAACTCCAGTGGAGGCTCATGATTTTTTTGCAAGGCTTAATGGGTATGGCTATGCAACTGAGAAGGATAGCAGTCACCCAGGGTATGAGGAGAGGAGAAAAAATCTTAAAAAGTTCATAGCCAAATATAAAGAAAAAGATTCAGATAATTCAAATAGAACAAATGGTAAGTGGATTTATAACAGGAAAGAAAATACTCTGACTTTCAAAGTTCAGTATTAGTAATTTTTTGCTGAAGTTAATTTATTTATGAAGAAAAATTTGTGATCGTTTTATACGTCCAATCCCTTTAAATACCCCCCCCCAAGGGGGGGAGTTATTAATTTAAAAACTTAATTGATAGTGACTGTATCTCATCAACATTTTTATATCTCTGTGACCACTGCATGCACTTATCTCCAGAGCATTCATTCCTGAACTCCACATTCTGCTTATAGCTATATGTCTTAAATCATGAAATCTTAGATTTTCTAAACCTGCTTTCTTCCTTGCTCTATCAAATCCATTTCTTGCAGATCCCTTTGTCAGGTTTATTACACTTCCCTCTTTGCTTTTAAAGCTTTTGAGAAGTTCTTTTGCTTTATGGGGTAAAGGAACCATTCTCATGGAACTGGAACTTTCTCTTGCCGCACATTCCTTTCTTTGGATATGAAGTCTGTTGTTCTTTAAATCGATATTTCTCCAGTTCAGGCTTAAAAGTTCTGAGCGGCGAAAGCCAGTGATCAGTGCAAGCTTTGTGAGTCTCAGATGATTTGGGTTGGTCATTTGAGACAGTTCATGTAAAAGTCTTTTCTCGTCTTGATCAGTGAAAAATGGTGCTCTAGCATCTCCAGTCCCTCTCACTCTCAGTTGCCTTGCGGGGTTATCTTTTATCCCAGCTCCTCTTTCATCTCTTGCCCAGTCAATCAATACTCTCAATATCCTCAGTTCCCGCATCACTATATTTGGTTTCACCTTAAGTAATCTTTCATCTCGCCAGACGGCAAAATGCCTTATCTGCAGGTCTTTCAGAGGAATATCTCCAAGCCAGCTTTCTGCTGTCACTCTAAGGGGATATTTTTCATTATCCGCACTTCGGTGCATAAGCAGAGGACCATTTATATAGTCATTGATTGCCTCTCCCAGGGTGACGGGGATGTCATTTAAAACCCTTTTTGTTCTCTCTTCGACTGCATCTGCCCAGGATTCCGCCAAGTCTTTGGAAAGAAATGTTTTTGACCTCGGGCCTACATAATTCTTCTTTAATGCAAAATAAGACACTCGAAATGTGGTCAGATAGTGGTCAATTTATATATCCTTTATGAAATTATTGATAGTCTTAAATAAAAGAGGATTGATTAGTTTTTGAATGTCTTCTGGAATATCGCCTAAAAAAGAATATTCTGGAAAGGCTGTTGATCAGAGTATTGATAATTTAAAACCGCTTGAGGATTATTTTGAAAAGAAGCCAAATCTGAATAATGAACAAAAACATGCTGCTTCATCTCCAGAAAAAAATATACTTGTACTTGCTGGAGCTGGTTGCGGAAAGACGAAAACAATTATTGCTCGTGCAGAGTATCTAATAGAAAATCTCTCTCCCGCTAATAAGGTTCATATCTTAACTTTTACAAGGAAAGCCTCCGCTGAAATTGTGCAGAGAGTCAAAAGTAGTCTTGGAGAAAAAGCAGAGGGTTTAAAAGCAACAACATTTCATACTTGGTGTATGTCACTAATTAGAAAAAGTCCAGATCTTTTTGGATGTAGGGATTTCTCAGTTATAGATAGAGATGATCAACTGAGTATATTTAAATTTATTAGAGCAGCTTCAAAATTAGCAAAGGAGCCAAAACTTCCAAGAGCGGGAGACTTATTAGACGCATATTCCTTTACAAGAAATATTGGAGGCACTTTAAAATCAACATTCGAAGAAAATTTTCCTTCATCAATGGGTCTCTTTGAACAAGTAAAAGAAATTGTAATTGCTTATGAAAAGAGAAAAGAGAACTCAAAATATTTAGATTATGACGATATTTTGGAAGTTGTGGCTAATCAAATTATTAACCACTCTGATATTAGAGATTGGGTTGCTTCTCAACAAAGTGATTTATTAATTGATGAGTTTCAAGATACAAATCCACTTCAATGGAAATTAATTAATCCTTTAATCAATAAGATTAATCTATTTTGTGTAGGGGATGATGCTCAATCTATTTATGGCTTCAGAGGGGCAGATTTTGAAAATATCCATAAGTTTAAAGAAAATGTCGAAAATTCTACTATTTTAAAATTAAACAAAAACTACAGATCAACTCAGGAGATACTAGATTTATCAAATTGGCTTTTGGATCAAAGTCATCTTTCATATAAGAAAAAATTAATTGCAGATAGAGGTTCAGGGATAAAACCTCAAGTTCATACTTTTTTAAATGAATGGGATCAAGCTGGTTGGATAGCGGATGATCTTAAAAGGGTTTATGCAGAGGGAAATAAATGGAGAGAGAATATGATTTTAACTAGGACTGGATACTCGGCACGAAGTATTGAAAGAGCATTGATTGAAGCTAAAATTCCCTATGTTTTTATTGGAGGTAGAAAATTACTAGAATCAGCACACGTCAGAGATGTTTTATCTTGTTTAAAAGTTGTTGCTAATCCTAAAGATGATTTAGGTTGGATAAGATTTCTCAAGTTATGGCCAGGCATTGGTGATGTAAAGG
This window of the Prochlorococcus sp. MIT 1314 genome carries:
- a CDS encoding tetratricopeptide repeat protein; the encoded protein is MIKKKFYKLSPSIKAEKIATRAKNCDDEVNYKYAIMEISKALEVNDECETTYFIRGDLYSQMDGYHDQAISDFTKAIELDPNDFAKYNARGRAYLKAEKYENAINDFTKVIEMSMSTLLMDSSSVFEERGFAFLKCGFFGKAISDFSESLKDSEDEIKFLCRAMALAKNDNYDGALNDLIAASNINGNCLKENKNFLSDFPKDFKAILFIHFPKKYLDDLNLSI
- a CDS encoding M48 family metalloprotease encodes the protein MTFQDFLRNSSVYFSIISLIISITLLGFYIRNRSQLFMPDEYKTIKRIVSKVADSNNLGNHPITFTIISGSRVYWIAKSLGVCSEDFCYFMRNINPFIQYKGKSAEELNEAIRQTYIVNGIEAYAWPNGTVAISRSSFRSASDRESYLAFVIGHEISHILNNDSFQNSLRTSKEGLGLKPKKKTLIGYGISREAESKADIKSAEMLINAGYLKETPVEAHDFFARLNGYGYATEKDSSHPGYEERRKNLKKFIAKYKEKDSDNSNRTNGKWIYNRKENTLTFKVQY
- a CDS encoding ATP-dependent helicase, giving the protein MSSGISPKKEYSGKAVDQSIDNLKPLEDYFEKKPNLNNEQKHAASSPEKNILVLAGAGCGKTKTIIARAEYLIENLSPANKVHILTFTRKASAEIVQRVKSSLGEKAEGLKATTFHTWCMSLIRKSPDLFGCRDFSVIDRDDQLSIFKFIRAASKLAKEPKLPRAGDLLDAYSFTRNIGGTLKSTFEENFPSSMGLFEQVKEIVIAYEKRKENSKYLDYDDILEVVANQIINHSDIRDWVASQQSDLLIDEFQDTNPLQWKLINPLINKINLFCVGDDAQSIYGFRGADFENIHKFKENVENSTILKLNKNYRSTQEILDLSNWLLDQSHLSYKKKLIADRGSGIKPQVHTFLNEWDQAGWIADDLKRVYAEGNKWRENMILTRTGYSARSIERALIEAKIPYVFIGGRKLLESAHVRDVLSCLKVVANPKDDLGWIRFLKLWPGIGDVKASNLLKELETCKDIKECTEKIKNDRTIPKQIPYLLEDVSKCETPRTAFRESVIGLREVLEQNYKGNNWEKRVKDFSVVEQLTEKSNSILEFIEAYILEPIYESELLPLEPVKDAVTVITIHSAKGAESKRCYVINVSPGMYPLTRTLNDDSEVEEERRVLYVALTRAKDELIITRSFNESAASAQKGKDDKNDLYFLANLEDDLIENEDHRYLDSENQFSESKLTKSRNKPSTSVDLE
- a CDS encoding site-specific integrase, translated to MSYFALKKNYVGPRSKTFLSKDLAESWADAVEERTKRVLNDIPVTLGEAINDYINGPLLMHRSADNEKYPLRVTAESWLGDIPLKDLQIRHFAVWRDERLLKVKPNIVMRELRILRVLIDWARDERGAGIKDNPARQLRVRGTGDARAPFFTDQDEKRLLHELSQMTNPNHLRLTKLALITGFRRSELLSLNWRNIDLKNNRLHIQRKECAARESSSSMRMVPLPHKAKELLKSFKSKEGSVINLTKGSARNGFDRARKKAGLENLRFHDLRHIAISRMWSSGMNALEISACSGHRDIKMLMRYSHYQLSF